A DNA window from Bradyrhizobium barranii subsp. barranii contains the following coding sequences:
- a CDS encoding OpgC family protein: MHDRTHTSKRLIGETPPEFRGAGRDLRIDVCRGIALWWIFLDHVPNNIGSWLTPRNYGFCDAAEIFMFISGVTCALAYGRARQREGWSGMIGRSLRRGWDIYAAFLLLTLACTVLVYLAGSDRLADESNTRILLDHPGATLAHAAILQYRPVNTDVLPTFVIFHVLFAPLLWLLLRAPNVTLGVSLLLYALVHIFGWSVPAWPSGAWFFNPLAWQLLIVLGAWCVIGGERVWPWVTSRTTLTLAVVYLVFGLVLTLSCSGKPLVPQNLTNLLFPLDKSNLSPFRLLHFLAIATVVLWFIPRDWRGLATPVMRCARCCGENSLPIYCLGVLLALASHLTLLDISDRPAMQIVLSLAGILAMIVVAMLLNRISVGRGHYPGWTQSTEKIGSVFSSWQVADGARREALGP, translated from the coding sequence ATGCACGATCGAACTCACACCTCGAAGCGATTGATCGGCGAAACTCCGCCGGAGTTCAGGGGGGCTGGCCGCGACCTGCGCATCGATGTCTGTCGAGGGATCGCGCTATGGTGGATCTTTCTTGATCATGTTCCCAACAACATCGGAAGCTGGCTGACACCGCGCAACTACGGCTTCTGCGATGCCGCCGAAATATTCATGTTCATTTCGGGCGTGACCTGCGCGCTGGCCTACGGCAGGGCACGTCAGCGCGAGGGCTGGAGCGGCATGATTGGTCGTTCGCTGCGGCGGGGATGGGACATCTATGCCGCGTTTCTGCTGCTCACGCTCGCTTGCACCGTCCTCGTCTACCTCGCGGGCAGCGATCGGCTTGCCGACGAGAGCAATACGCGGATTCTGCTCGATCATCCGGGCGCGACGCTTGCGCATGCCGCAATCCTGCAATATCGCCCTGTCAACACCGACGTCTTGCCGACTTTCGTCATCTTTCACGTGTTGTTCGCGCCGCTGTTGTGGCTGCTGCTGCGTGCACCAAACGTTACGCTTGGTGTTTCGCTGTTGCTTTATGCGCTCGTGCACATCTTCGGCTGGAGCGTTCCAGCCTGGCCCAGCGGCGCCTGGTTCTTCAACCCGTTGGCTTGGCAGCTTTTGATCGTGCTGGGCGCCTGGTGCGTCATCGGAGGGGAGAGGGTCTGGCCCTGGGTGACGTCGCGCACGACGCTTACTCTTGCTGTTGTCTATCTGGTTTTTGGCCTGGTCCTGACGCTGAGTTGCAGCGGCAAACCGCTGGTCCCGCAAAATTTGACGAACCTGCTCTTCCCGCTAGATAAATCGAATCTCAGTCCGTTCCGGCTGCTGCATTTCTTGGCTATTGCAACTGTGGTGCTATGGTTCATTCCTCGGGATTGGCGAGGGCTAGCGACACCAGTCATGCGCTGCGCTAGGTGCTGTGGCGAGAATTCGCTGCCAATCTACTGTCTCGGCGTCCTCCTGGCGCTGGCCAGCCACCTGACGCTGCTTGACATTTCGGACCGGCCTGCGATGCAGATCGTGCTCAGTCTTGCTGGAATCCTGGCGATGATCGTCGTCGCGATGCTGCTGAACCGGATCAGCGTCGGACGTGGTCATTACCCCGGGTGGACGCAATCGACCGAGAAGATCGGGTCCGTATTCTCTAGCTGGCAGGTTGCGGATGGAGCGCGCAGGGAAGCTCTTGGCCCTTAG
- a CDS encoding helix-turn-helix transcriptional regulator has translation MLPERTRFSTFREEFTRLNLALDVIDHSGGRPRINVTYLPLGPVGVCSIVTTPVEFIRHKRHLKDSRDQFGLNIVEAGPVQFANAGQEHVYDAGAACLVDRGRLLRVFGSRGASVKFVTVPAAALRSLVAQPEDLSGRPVRPGPALRLLHLYLQSLASFKEPPSSKLASTVGTHLLDLVAATLGPTVEAANLVTERGVKAAKLQAILAEVAQRFGDPNVDLNNVAGALGMSRRYVQKLLEETGKSFTEHLAACRLERAFAMLTDPHHLHLAIIDIAFAVGFGDVSHFNRSFRRHFGETPSGVRAASMVRQKSSCASSQCAGEGR, from the coding sequence ATGCTGCCGGAGCGAACAAGGTTCTCCACGTTCCGTGAAGAGTTTACGCGGCTGAACCTCGCCTTGGACGTGATAGATCACAGCGGCGGCCGCCCGCGTATCAATGTCACCTACTTGCCGCTCGGCCCGGTTGGCGTTTGTAGCATTGTCACCACGCCGGTGGAGTTTATCCGTCACAAACGCCACCTCAAGGATAGCCGTGACCAATTCGGACTTAACATCGTCGAAGCTGGCCCGGTCCAATTTGCAAATGCTGGCCAAGAACATGTCTATGATGCCGGCGCCGCTTGTTTGGTTGACCGGGGAAGGCTGCTGCGAGTATTTGGGTCGCGTGGCGCCAGCGTCAAATTCGTGACCGTGCCGGCTGCCGCCCTTAGGTCGCTGGTTGCACAGCCGGAAGATCTATCAGGTCGGCCGGTGCGTCCTGGACCGGCGCTTCGCCTGCTCCACCTCTACCTGCAATCGCTCGCATCCTTCAAAGAACCTCCGTCATCAAAACTCGCCTCCACCGTCGGCACACATCTCCTCGATCTTGTGGCCGCGACGCTCGGGCCGACCGTCGAAGCTGCAAACCTCGTTACGGAGCGTGGTGTGAAGGCCGCCAAGCTGCAGGCGATCCTGGCGGAGGTCGCGCAACGCTTCGGCGATCCCAATGTCGATCTGAACAATGTTGCTGGAGCGCTCGGTATGTCGCGGCGATACGTGCAAAAGTTGCTCGAAGAGACCGGAAAGTCGTTCACCGAGCACCTTGCAGCGTGTCGGCTTGAGCGTGCCTTCGCGATGTTGACTGACCCGCACCATCTGCATTTGGCCATCATCGATATCGCGTTTGCAGTCGGCTTTGGTGATGTTTCTCATTTCAATCGCTCGTTCCGCCGACACTTCGGCGAGACGCCATCAGGCGTGCGCGCCGCATCGATGGTGCGGCAGAAGTCATCCTGCGCCTCCTCACAATGCGCGGGCGAAGGCCGCTGA
- a CDS encoding BA14K family protein, with protein sequence MKKQWPDNPAVVYMRHTIKTAPNVVILEASHARRGFAIFWFARTLVAAALIGFCLNADVVAYVARYATQQELSKLITIVPPVMAQQTPLSKDDEAAQLKQAIDSATAELRQSLQQEHARAEALEKELVKAWRYVGKLLSMPNGEAHQFSQAVDSATAVLWQSLQQEHDRAEALATELADARRSMEQKPAVVEETPGVSLPAWANSYAAFVNPAQTAGQPGVATENSKSAIKPGEPARVEHKPRGGYGCQHFQTYDPASGTYIGYDGRRRSCP encoded by the coding sequence GTGAAGAAGCAATGGCCTGATAACCCGGCGGTGGTTTACATGCGCCATACGATTAAGACCGCACCAAACGTCGTCATCCTCGAGGCGTCACACGCGCGGCGGGGATTTGCAATTTTCTGGTTCGCCCGAACCCTCGTCGCGGCGGCACTCATCGGGTTCTGTCTCAACGCCGACGTCGTCGCCTATGTGGCGCGATACGCCACTCAGCAGGAGTTATCTAAGCTCATCACGATCGTCCCGCCGGTCATGGCGCAACAGACGCCATTGTCGAAGGACGACGAGGCGGCGCAGCTCAAGCAGGCGATCGACAGCGCGACAGCGGAACTGCGGCAGTCTCTGCAGCAAGAGCACGCCAGGGCTGAGGCGCTCGAAAAAGAACTTGTGAAGGCATGGCGGTACGTCGGGAAGCTGCTGTCGATGCCCAACGGCGAGGCGCACCAGTTCAGCCAAGCGGTCGACAGCGCGACGGCGGTACTGTGGCAGTCTCTGCAGCAGGAGCACGACAGGGCCGAAGCGCTTGCAACCGAACTGGCGGACGCGCGGCGCTCCATGGAACAGAAACCTGCCGTTGTGGAAGAGACGCCCGGTGTCTCCTTGCCTGCCTGGGCAAACAGCTACGCCGCCTTCGTGAACCCCGCCCAGACCGCAGGTCAACCGGGCGTGGCCACGGAGAACAGCAAATCGGCAATTAAACCAGGCGAACCAGCTCGCGTTGAACACAAACCGCGCGGGGGCTACGGCTGCCAGCACTTTCAGACCTACGATCCGGCATCCGGAACTTACATCGGCTATGACGGACGGCGGCGTTCCTGCCCATAA
- a CDS encoding AraC family transcriptional regulator translates to MSMDAAEFVSHRFSTREFPERMRIPLWREDFGRGIVHADIEPLSNAPFQAYATLQAIRGLRRLALKGSPMRFKRLQASIADGDDSIGVILCSPGKSQLSQRCQEIELHASDAIAILHSEPVTVTYVDGLLFGLAVPRDALAQRMTNVESRAMRPISHRNEALRLLMAYLKSAFNESVLATPKLRDAVVTHIHDLLALAIVECAPLGESSASAVVTARHGAALDYIETHFQEPGLSVEMVARCQGISPRYLQRLMTSSGSSFTGHVNELRLQRALKLLTDSSASARLISDIALEVGFSDVSHFNRLFRARFGDSPRGVRCARRDPS, encoded by the coding sequence ATGTCAATGGACGCAGCCGAATTCGTATCACATCGATTCTCGACGCGGGAGTTTCCGGAGCGGATGCGAATCCCGCTATGGCGCGAGGACTTTGGGCGAGGCATAGTCCACGCTGATATTGAGCCTCTATCGAACGCACCGTTTCAGGCCTACGCAACGCTGCAAGCGATCCGAGGTTTGCGCAGGCTCGCGCTGAAAGGCTCCCCTATGCGTTTCAAGCGCTTGCAGGCGAGCATCGCTGATGGTGATGACTCGATCGGAGTCATCCTCTGTTCTCCCGGCAAAAGTCAACTATCGCAGCGCTGTCAAGAAATCGAGCTTCACGCCAGCGACGCCATCGCAATTCTGCATTCCGAGCCGGTCACCGTCACCTATGTCGACGGATTGCTATTCGGTCTTGCCGTACCGCGCGACGCGCTTGCACAGCGCATGACGAACGTCGAAAGCCGCGCCATGCGGCCGATTTCTCACCGAAATGAAGCGCTCCGACTTCTCATGGCTTATCTCAAGTCGGCATTTAATGAGAGTGTTCTGGCCACCCCGAAGCTGCGAGATGCAGTCGTGACTCACATCCACGATCTCCTGGCGCTGGCAATCGTCGAGTGCGCTCCCTTGGGCGAGAGCAGTGCGAGCGCTGTCGTGACCGCGCGCCACGGCGCCGCCCTTGATTACATCGAGACACACTTTCAAGAACCAGGACTCAGCGTCGAGATGGTAGCTCGTTGCCAAGGCATCTCACCTCGCTATCTGCAGCGCCTGATGACATCGTCAGGATCATCGTTCACCGGGCACGTGAATGAGTTACGCCTCCAACGAGCACTCAAACTGCTGACCGATTCCAGCGCCAGCGCGCGGCTAATTTCCGATATCGCCTTAGAGGTCGGCTTCTCGGATGTTTCGCATTTCAATCGCTTGTTCCGAGCTCGCTTCGGCGATTCGCCGCGTGGCGTTCGTTGCGCCCGAAGGGATCCTAGCTGA
- a CDS encoding class I SAM-dependent methyltransferase yields MAQILAHNLKPAATWGSGGASYDTVSQSIADAIDHVVNRIWPQPGERILDVATGTGWTARRLSNRGAKVTGIDIGDGVIEAAKLIAPEIDFNVGDAEALEFPDQSFDCVTSTFGVMFVSRPEAAAAELARVTRKGGRLGLVTWLPGSAVEEIFQTMRPYMPPPPDNPPPSPFAWGREGRVRELLGDTFDLAFEPGTTVLRMPSGQTVWDIFVTGYGPTKTLAASLDPERRTALQRDFIAMHEKHRSPVGLAMPRDYLCTIGTRK; encoded by the coding sequence ATGGCGCAAATTCTTGCTCATAACCTCAAACCCGCCGCGACTTGGGGTTCCGGCGGCGCGTCCTACGATACCGTGAGCCAAAGTATAGCAGACGCCATTGATCACGTCGTGAATCGAATCTGGCCGCAACCGGGAGAGCGCATCCTTGACGTTGCGACAGGCACGGGCTGGACTGCGCGGCGGTTATCTAATCGAGGCGCAAAGGTGACTGGTATCGATATTGGTGACGGCGTTATCGAGGCGGCGAAACTGATTGCACCGGAGATCGACTTCAATGTCGGCGATGCCGAAGCGCTGGAATTTCCGGATCAAAGCTTTGACTGTGTGACTTCGACGTTCGGTGTCATGTTTGTCTCGCGGCCCGAGGCTGCAGCTGCCGAGTTGGCACGTGTCACGCGCAAGGGCGGGCGACTGGGGTTGGTCACTTGGCTGCCTGGCAGCGCGGTTGAAGAAATATTCCAGACAATGCGGCCATACATGCCGCCACCGCCTGACAATCCTCCTCCTTCGCCATTCGCGTGGGGCCGGGAAGGCCGCGTTCGGGAATTGCTTGGCGATACATTCGATCTGGCCTTTGAACCTGGCACCACGGTACTCCGCATGCCGAGCGGCCAAACGGTATGGGACATATTTGTGACTGGCTATGGTCCGACAAAAACGCTGGCCGCATCGCTCGACCCTGAAAGGCGCACGGCACTTCAACGAGACTTCATCGCGATGCATGAGAAGCACCGCTCGCCGGTCGGGTTAGCCATGCCGCGCGACTATCTCTGTACGATTGGAACTCGAAAATAA